From a region of the Candidatus Azobacteroides pseudotrichonymphae genomovar. CFP2 genome:
- the nadA gene encoding quinolinate synthase NadA, whose protein sequence is MINNLSLIQSICDLKRKKNAIILSHYYQNNSIQEIADYVGDSLALARLASQTNADVIILCGVHFMAETAKILSPKKRVFIPDINARCSLADSCPLSEFKEFIKQYPYHLIVSYINTSVEIKVLTDIVVTSGNACKIIESFPKNVKLIFAPDRNLGNYINSITGRDMIIWNGACHVHEQFSLEKILNLKQKYPNALVLAHPECKSAILKIADYIASTAGLLNYVSQSKRNKFIVATESGILHKMKMINPDKFFIPAPPNDSTCACNECSFMRLNTLEKLHNCLKYEEPEIIIDRETIKKAAEPINKMLKLSDKLGL, encoded by the coding sequence ATGATTAATAACCTTTCCTTAATTCAATCTATCTGTGATCTGAAAAGAAAGAAAAACGCAATTATTTTATCTCATTATTACCAAAACAATTCTATTCAAGAAATTGCCGACTACGTAGGTGATAGTTTGGCTTTAGCACGTTTAGCTTCGCAAACAAATGCTGATGTAATTATACTTTGTGGGGTACATTTTATGGCTGAAACAGCTAAAATACTTAGCCCCAAAAAACGTGTATTCATTCCTGATATAAATGCAAGATGTTCATTAGCAGACTCTTGTCCTCTAAGTGAATTCAAAGAATTCATAAAACAATATCCATACCATTTAATCGTTTCTTATATAAATACTTCTGTGGAGATTAAAGTCTTAACGGATATAGTGGTTACTTCTGGAAATGCTTGTAAGATTATAGAGAGCTTTCCAAAAAATGTAAAATTGATTTTTGCCCCCGATAGAAATCTTGGTAATTATATAAATAGTATTACTGGGCGAGATATGATTATATGGAATGGAGCTTGCCATGTACATGAACAATTTTCTTTGGAAAAAATATTAAATCTAAAACAAAAATACCCTAATGCCTTAGTATTGGCACATCCTGAATGCAAATCAGCTATTTTGAAAATAGCTGATTATATTGCTTCTACTGCTGGTTTATTGAACTATGTTTCTCAGTCAAAAAGAAATAAGTTTATTGTAGCTACTGAATCTGGGATTTTGCATAAAATGAAAATGATTAATCCTGATAAGTTTTTTATTCCTGCTCCTCCCAACGACAGTACTTGCGCTTGTAATGAGTGTAGTTTTATGCGCCTAAATACATTGGAAAAATTGCACAATTGTTTAAAGTATGAGGAACCAGAGATAATTATTGATAGAGAAACAATTAAAAAAGCCGCTGAGCCTATTAATAAAATGCTGAAGTTGTCAGACAAATTGGGATTGTAA
- a CDS encoding phosphate ABC transporter ATP-binding protein produces the protein MSIKNKFINVLFSFLEKVFGIHLMNYMICPEEKKTIKVDSFGHRGISVRHLNLRINGNHILKDISVDFPDRKITCIIGHSGCGKSTLLKTLNRLNDNIAGVEIDGHVYVDGEDLFGKDVEVTHIRKKIGLIAQRPTPLPMSIFDNVAYGCRIHGIRKKNELKEIVETNLRLVGMWDEVKDRLKESASSLSIGQQQRLCLARGLAVQPEFILGDESTSALDPISSRLVEDLFVELKKKYGIILVTHTLRQALKMADFVIFVYMGKIIEMGSAKDLLEHPKEELTKQYLSGIFS, from the coding sequence ATGAGCATCAAAAATAAGTTTATAAATGTTTTATTCTCTTTTTTAGAGAAAGTTTTTGGGATTCATTTAATGAACTATATGATTTGTCCTGAAGAAAAAAAAACTATAAAAGTTGATAGTTTTGGGCATCGTGGTATAAGTGTACGTCATTTGAATCTGAGAATTAATGGCAATCATATTTTGAAAGATATAAGTGTGGATTTTCCGGATAGAAAAATTACTTGTATCATTGGCCACTCAGGTTGTGGTAAATCAACCTTACTAAAAACACTTAATCGTCTTAATGACAACATAGCAGGTGTAGAAATAGATGGACATGTCTATGTGGATGGAGAAGATCTTTTTGGGAAAGATGTAGAAGTTACACATATACGAAAAAAAATTGGTTTAATAGCTCAACGTCCTACACCTTTACCTATGTCTATATTTGACAATGTTGCGTACGGTTGTAGAATTCATGGTATTCGTAAAAAAAATGAATTAAAAGAAATTGTCGAAACTAATTTGCGTTTGGTTGGTATGTGGGATGAGGTAAAAGATCGCTTGAAAGAATCAGCGTCTTCTTTGTCTATTGGGCAACAACAACGTTTGTGTTTAGCAAGAGGTTTGGCAGTTCAGCCAGAGTTTATTTTGGGAGATGAGTCTACTTCGGCATTGGATCCTATTTCCAGTCGTTTAGTAGAAGATTTGTTTGTTGAACTTAAAAAGAAGTATGGTATTATCTTAGTAACCCATACTTTAAGACAAGCGTTAAAGATGGCTGATTTTGTAATTTTTGTTTATATGGGAAAAATTATTGAAATGGGTTCTGCTAAAGATTTGCTTGAACATCCGAAAGAAGAGTTAACCAAACAATATTTATCAGGTATATTCAGTTAG